The proteins below are encoded in one region of Clostridium pasteurianum DSM 525 = ATCC 6013:
- a CDS encoding MFS transporter, translated as MESLAKSEVSQYEFSNVEISNKAFFSFLFQSFIYGTVVGAMSLLIPLFALKLSADTIQVGLITGSRGMSHFLLVIPVGLLVNRFGIKKVFITSSFLSFLIVLSITNANNPSILLLFAFIEGLTCSTRLTALNSWCFKILPFLKSSQMGWYKGSSSIGLTILGPILASFLSDKLGFTLTFILIAIIILIANLIEIFSETKIEIAINTHKKSEKITSSIMNLVKMLKKPKLLFVAYGESASSGLTSCFRILMVLLLVGFMHKESSSVSLVTALLGIAYLFVVFLGGHLLNYLKSTYIFICSSCIIIIAFIIMATNYNIIFISFASFLVGMGLGFLNLVNYKIISVIPGNSANISTIITFSTGVSLFISPMIISFILGLFSFKAGFFTLILPFIIIIVLVGFKARLINES; from the coding sequence ATGGAGTCATTAGCAAAAAGTGAAGTTTCTCAGTATGAATTTAGTAATGTAGAAATTTCAAATAAAGCATTTTTTAGTTTTTTATTTCAATCTTTTATTTATGGTACAGTTGTAGGTGCTATGTCTCTTCTAATACCATTATTTGCATTAAAGCTAAGTGCAGATACTATTCAAGTTGGATTAATTACTGGTAGCCGTGGAATGAGTCATTTTCTCTTAGTAATACCTGTGGGTTTATTAGTAAATAGATTTGGCATAAAAAAAGTTTTTATTACAAGTAGTTTTCTTAGTTTTTTAATAGTTTTATCAATTACAAATGCAAATAATCCTAGCATATTATTATTATTTGCATTTATAGAAGGTCTAACATGTTCTACGCGATTAACTGCTTTAAACTCCTGGTGTTTTAAAATTCTTCCATTTTTAAAATCATCTCAAATGGGATGGTATAAGGGCAGCAGCAGTATAGGACTTACAATTTTAGGTCCTATTTTAGCAAGTTTTTTATCTGATAAACTGGGATTCACTTTAACTTTTATACTTATTGCTATTATAATTTTAATAGCCAATTTAATTGAAATATTCTCTGAAACTAAAATAGAAATTGCTATTAATACACATAAAAAAAGTGAGAAAATTACATCTTCTATTATGAATTTAGTAAAAATGCTTAAAAAACCAAAATTATTATTTGTAGCTTATGGTGAAAGTGCCAGCTCTGGTTTGACTTCTTGCTTTAGAATACTGATGGTATTACTTTTGGTAGGATTTATGCATAAAGAATCAAGTTCGGTTTCTTTAGTTACTGCTTTACTTGGAATAGCTTATTTATTTGTAGTATTTTTAGGAGGTCATCTTTTAAATTATTTAAAATCTACATATATATTCATATGTTCTTCTTGTATTATAATTATTGCTTTTATAATTATGGCTACAAATTATAATATAATTTTTATATCCTTTGCCTCATTTTTAGTTGGTATGGGTTTAGGTTTTTTAAATCTTGTAAATTATAAAATTATATCAGTTATACCCGGTAATAGTGCTAATATTTCTACAATAATAACTTTTAGTACAGGTGTCTCACTATTCATATCACCTATGATTATAAGTTTTATTCTTGGATTGTTTAGCTTTAAGGCAGGTTTTTTTACACTGATTTTACCTTTTATAATAATTATTGTTTTAGTAGGTTTTAAAGCTAGATTAATTAATGAATCTTAA
- a CDS encoding histidine kinase N-terminal domain-containing protein, translating to MLKKLCKLHTDLSKEDIAQLENIEKSIPMFANLVKGDIFIDCLTRDHDVAIVVSEAKPTNCKSLYKSYVVGKIALRQNEPAALRTLEIGMETTDLKAITQENIVVKQNTVPIKNRDDKIIGVLIMEKDITEDVTQSRNVEILSQTTEQLSETLMNIKDSDYENAVAYNLINDGILAINELGVCIYVNYKAEELYRKIGYKDKLVGMSFDNLVLNEVNFHDMMKEKKSIVLEANVGKFVLQTKYAVIKKLNNVYGIIMLIKDLTDIKEKEKELILKAVAIREIHHRVKNNLQTIASILRLQSRRIDNAEAKRAFDESINRILSIATTHEVLSQKGIDDADIKTILSKIKDNAIRNSIQCNKKISIELGGDNLKINSDKATSIAIVVNEFIENSLKHAFDDKDEGDIQITINTGQTYSSISVSDSGRGFDMKLLENETLGLNIVRSIVKDKLNGNINIQSNENGTKSVFYFKN from the coding sequence ATGCTTAAAAAACTATGTAAATTACACACTGATTTGTCTAAAGAAGATATAGCTCAACTAGAGAATATTGAAAAATCAATTCCTATGTTTGCAAATCTTGTAAAAGGAGATATATTTATAGACTGTCTTACTAGAGATCATGATGTTGCAATTGTAGTTTCGGAAGCAAAGCCTACAAACTGTAAATCGCTATATAAAAGCTATGTTGTGGGGAAAATTGCTCTAAGGCAAAATGAACCTGCAGCACTAAGAACATTGGAAATAGGAATGGAAACTACAGATTTAAAGGCTATAACTCAGGAAAATATAGTAGTTAAACAAAATACTGTTCCAATTAAAAATAGAGATGATAAGATAATTGGTGTCTTAATTATGGAAAAGGACATAACTGAAGATGTAACTCAAAGCCGCAATGTGGAAATTTTATCTCAAACTACAGAACAGCTTTCGGAAACGTTGATGAATATAAAGGATTCAGATTATGAAAATGCTGTGGCATATAATTTGATAAATGATGGGATTCTAGCAATAAATGAATTAGGTGTTTGTATTTATGTAAATTATAAAGCTGAGGAATTATATAGAAAAATAGGTTATAAAGATAAACTAGTGGGTATGTCTTTTGATAATTTAGTTTTAAATGAAGTAAATTTTCATGATATGATGAAGGAAAAAAAGTCCATAGTACTAGAAGCTAATGTAGGTAAATTTGTTTTACAAACCAAATATGCAGTTATAAAAAAATTAAATAATGTATATGGAATAATCATGCTTATAAAGGATTTAACAGATATAAAAGAAAAGGAAAAGGAGCTTATTTTAAAAGCTGTTGCAATTAGAGAAATACATCACAGAGTTAAAAATAATCTTCAGACAATAGCAAGTATACTCAGACTTCAGTCCAGAAGAATAGATAATGCTGAGGCTAAAAGAGCCTTTGATGAGAGTATAAATAGAATTTTGAGTATAGCTACAACTCATGAGGTTTTATCTCAGAAGGGTATAGATGATGCGGATATAAAAACAATATTGTCTAAAATAAAAGATAATGCCATTAGAAATTCAATACAATGTAATAAAAAAATAAGTATAGAACTCGGTGGAGATAATTTAAAGATAAATTCAGATAAAGCCACATCTATTGCAATAGTTGTCAATGAATTTATAGAGAATTCACTTAAACACGCTTTTGATGATAAAGATGAAGGAGATATTCAGATAACTATAAACACCGGCCAGACCTATTCAAGTATTTCAGTTAGTGATAGTGGAAGAGGATTTGACATGAAGCTTTTAGAAAATGAAACCTTAGGACTCAATATTGTAAGGAGTATAGTAAAAGATAAATTGAATGGGAATATAAATATTCAATCAAATGAAAATGGTACAAAATCTGTATTTTATTTTAAAAATTAA
- a CDS encoding ANTAR domain-containing response regulator, with the protein MSSSIIVAEDEPITRMDICEMLTSAGYYVVGQASNGLQVVELCRRFKPDLVLMDIKMPKLDGIQAAELLIKENIVESVIMLTAYSGKEFIDKVKEIGAIGYIVKPIDENRLIPQVEIAIAKGKEIKHIKDKIENIKTIHTAKEILMEKYNLTENDAYKKLRKMSMDKQASIFETSKNIIRYK; encoded by the coding sequence ATGAGTAGTTCAATAATAGTAGCAGAAGATGAACCTATTACCCGAATGGATATATGTGAAATGCTAACATCTGCTGGATATTATGTTGTGGGGCAGGCGTCAAATGGATTACAAGTAGTTGAACTTTGTAGGAGATTTAAACCTGACCTTGTTCTCATGGATATAAAAATGCCTAAATTAGATGGAATTCAAGCGGCAGAACTTTTAATTAAAGAAAATATTGTAGAATCAGTAATAATGCTTACAGCATACAGCGGAAAGGAATTTATAGACAAGGTAAAAGAAATTGGTGCTATAGGATATATTGTAAAACCTATAGATGAAAACAGGCTTATACCTCAGGTGGAGATTGCCATTGCTAAAGGAAAGGAAATCAAGCATATTAAAGATAAGATAGAAAATATTAAAACAATACATACAGCAAAGGAAATTCTCATGGAAAAGTATAATTTAACAGAAAATGATGCCTATAAAAAATTGAGAAAGATGAGTATGGACAAACAAGCATCTATATTTGAAACCTCTAAAAACATAATTAGATATAAGTAA